The following nucleotide sequence is from Ensifer adhaerens.
CGATCGTCCTGCCCGAGCAGAAAATCCTCGACGACCGGGCGTTCTACGCCGATCACGTCAGGGTTTCCGCCGAGCGGATCGAAAAAATGATGGGCTGGCGCAGCCACTGATCCGACCTCCCGTCGTCACTCGTGCAGAGCGACGATCGCCTCGATCTCGACGGTGATGTTGCCGGGTAACGACCCGAAACCCACCGCCGAGCGCGCATGGCTGCCGGCCGCTCCAAAAACGTCCATCATCAGGTCCGAGCAGCCGTTGATGACGCGCGGATGTTCGGCAAAATCCGGAACGGCATTGACCATGCCCAGGATCTTGACGATGCGCTTGACCTTTCCGAGGTCTCCGAGCGCATCATGCATGACCGCAAGCAGGTTGATGCCGGTTAACCGTGCGTGGTCATAGGCGCTGTCGATGTCGACATCGCCGCCGACCTTGCCGGCGTAGAGATGACCGTCGGGCTCGCGTGGGCCCTGGCCGGAGAGATACAGGATGTTGCCTTCGCGCACATGCGTCACGAAATTGGCGATCGGCGGTGGCGCAGGCGGCAGGTTGATGCCGAGGGCCTGAAGGCGTTCGTAGGGTGAGACAGCGACGGGGCTGTCGTTTTTCGGGTCCATACTGTTCACGCGTTGTCCTGTCATTTCTGTATTCTGTCGCCCTGGCTTAGCGGTAGCTGAAGCCGTGGCTGTGGTCCGGGCACTCGATATGCTGCGGCTGGTAACGATTGGCGGCAACCACGTGGGTGCCCATGACCGCGTAGCGCGGCTCGAAGAGGCGGTTGAGGTGCGCTTCGGCGCCGAGTGAATCGAAGACCCGAAGCTCGCTATCGACGAGGTCGAAGAGGGTGAATTCGGCGCGGGCGCCGACGGTAAGCAGATTGTCCATCGGCAGGCGGATGACCGAGGCGGGCGCTTGGGTCACGGCCTCGACCACCTTTTCGAAAGGCATGCCGACGCTCAAGAGCTTCGACATGGTGGTGCCCAGGTCCCAGACGGACTGGTTCATGCTGCGCAGGTGCACGTCGGTGGAGATCGAGAAGGGGAGCAGACCGCGGGCGATCGCCACTTCCGCCACGCGGAAGGAGAACGAGGCGCCGCCGTGGCCGATGTCGAGGCGGATGCCTTCGCCGGCGCAGCGTTCGGCAAGCTCAAACAGGTCCTCGTCCTCGATGATGCTGGAACCGGCCTTGCCGTTGAAGCAATGGGTGACGATGTCGCCGGGCCCGAGGATTTCCAGAACCTCGTCATAGAGCGCCGGCGGCTCGCCGACATGCACCATGACAGGGATCTTCAGGATTTTGGCGATCTTCTTGCCGAGCTTCACCGGCGTCACGCCCCAGGAACCGGTGATGACGTGGCTGGCGCGCACCTTCAGGCCGACGATGTGCTCGCGGTTTTCCTGGTAGCAGGCGATGATACGGTCGATGTCGATCGAGCGGATGTCGGAGAGTTCGCTGACGCGGTTGCAGGCGACAAGCCCGATCGAGCCGAGATTGAGGAACGCCTTGATGCGCTCGCGCGACGGCTCGATGATGTATTCGCGAAAGCCGTGGAAATTGGCTTCACCGGCCGAACCCGCGTCGACGATCGTGGTGACGCCGCGCTCCATGCCGCAAAGCTGCGGGCGCACAGAAATGTCGGTGCCGCCGTGCCAGACGTGGGCGTGCAGGTCGATCCAGCCGGGCGAGATCCAGGCGCCCTTGCCCTCTATGCGACGCACGTCGCCTGATGCCTCCAGGTTCGGGCCGAGGGCTGCGATGCGGCCTTCGTCGTCGACGAGGATGTCGGTGGTTTCAGCCGGCGCGGCCATGCCGAAGGCGACGGGCTTCACCTGCCGGATCAGCACCGGACCGGCGTTCGATGTTGCGGTCGTCATGACTTACAGGTCCTTTCTGAGGCGGGGATCGAGCATATCGCGCAGGCCGTCACCGACCATCTGCAGCGACAAGACCGAAAGCACGATGGCGATGCCGGGGAAGAGCGTTACCCAGTCGGCCTGGCCGATATATTGACGCCCCGAGGCGATCATCGTGCCCCAGGTCGGGATTTCCGGGCTGACGCCGACGCCGAGGAAGGAAAGCCCGGCTTCGGCAAGCATCGCATGGGCGAAGAGGAAGGTGCCCTGCACGAGGACGGGCGAAAGCAGATTGCGCAGCACGTGACGCGTCATGATGTGTGGCGTCGAGATCCCGAGCGCGCGGGCCGCCTCGACATAAGGAAGCTCGCGGATGACCAGTGTCGAGGCGCGCACCACGCGGGCGAGCCGCGGCGCATAGACGATGCTGAGCGCGATGATGACGGTCGTCAGCGAGGGGCCCAAGGCCGCGACCAGCGCGATCGCAAGCAGGATGTCCGGGAAGGCCATCATCGCGTCGATGACGCGGGCGATCGGCGTGTCGAGCTTCGGAAAGAAGCCGGCGAGCAGACCGAGCACGACGCCGATCACGGTTGCAAGCGTGACGACCGCCGCACCGACAAGCAGCGACAATCGGCCGGCATAGATGGTGCGGGAGAAGACATCGCGGCCGAACTCGTCGGTGCCGAAGAACCATTGCAGGCTCGGCGGCTGCAGCCGGTTGACGATCGACAGCTTGCCGGGCGCATAGGGTGCGATCAGCGGCGCGAAGACGGCAAGCAGCACGAAGACGGTGAGCACGATCAGGCCGAAGGCAACGGTTTTGCGCTTCAACAGCCGGCGGACGAACTTGCGGCCTTCGCTCTCGGTGGGGGCAGATACGGTGATAGACATCAGTAGCGCACCCTTGGATCAACGAGGAGATAGAGCATGTCGATCACGAAATTGATCAGCACGTAGAGCGCGGCAATGACGAGCAGCGCGCCCTGGATGACGGGATAGTCGCGGCGAAGCACGGCGGAGACGACGAGATTGCCGACGCCGGGCAGGCCAAAGACGGTTTCCGTGACAACCGCACCCGAGATCAGCACGGCGGCGGTGAGGCCAATGATCGTCAGGATCGGGATCAGCGCGTTTTTCAGTGCGTGCTTCATCACCACCTTGCGTTCGCCGAGGCCTTTGGCGCGGGCGGTGCGGATGAAATCGTCGCCGAGCACGTCGAGCATCGATGCACGGGTAAAGCGCAGGATCAGCGCCGAGGAGACGACGCCGAGCGCGATCGCCGGCAAGGTCAGGTGATACATGCGCTCGGTGAAGGAGGATCCGGGGCCGCCATAGCCGGAGACCGGGAACCAGCCGAAACGCACGGCAAAGACCTGGATCAGGATCAGGCCAAGCCAGAAACTCGGTATGCTGGCGGCGAGCATGGCAAGCGTTGTTGCCGCCTGGTCGACGAAGGAGCCGCGCCTGTAGGCGGCATAGATGCCGATCGGCAGCGCGATGGCGCAGGCGATGACGATTGAGAACAGGGTCAGGAAGAAGGTCGGCTCGGCACGCTCCGCCAGTGCTGACGTGACCGGCTGGTTGAGGAAGATCGACTGGCCGAGATCGCCCTGCAGCAGTTGTCCGATATAGTAAACATATTGCAGGCCGAGCGACTGGTCGAGGCCAAGCCGGCTGCGCAGCGCCGTAATGTCTTCCTGGGTTGCTTCCGGACCGAGCATGACGGCGGCGGGATCGCCGGGCGTCACGCGGACGATGACGAAGACGATCGTGACGACAATCGCCATGACGACGATCATGCCCATCAGCCGTTGGAAGATGTAGCGTAACATGGTGGCCTCGAACCTTTCCTGTGCGCTCCGCCGCAAGGGTGGAGTGACGCGCCCCTTCGAGCGGGCGCCAGGCGCATGGCCCGGCTGCCCGCCGAAGTCCCTTGGGAGGGGGAGCTTACTTCTTGATCGAAGCGTTCCAGAAGTACGGCCACGGGGCCGGCGAGACGCCGTC
It contains:
- a CDS encoding RidA family protein; amino-acid sequence: MTGQRVNSMDPKNDSPVAVSPYERLQALGINLPPAPPPIANFVTHVREGNILYLSGQGPREPDGHLYAGKVGGDVDIDSAYDHARLTGINLLAVMHDALGDLGKVKRIVKILGMVNAVPDFAEHPRVINGCSDLMMDVFGAAGSHARSAVGFGSLPGNITVEIEAIVALHE
- a CDS encoding ABC transporter permease, with the translated sequence MLRYIFQRLMGMIVVMAIVVTIVFVIVRVTPGDPAAVMLGPEATQEDITALRSRLGLDQSLGLQYVYYIGQLLQGDLGQSIFLNQPVTSALAERAEPTFFLTLFSIVIACAIALPIGIYAAYRRGSFVDQAATTLAMLAASIPSFWLGLILIQVFAVRFGWFPVSGYGGPGSSFTERMYHLTLPAIALGVVSSALILRFTRASMLDVLGDDFIRTARAKGLGERKVVMKHALKNALIPILTIIGLTAAVLISGAVVTETVFGLPGVGNLVVSAVLRRDYPVIQGALLVIAALYVLINFVIDMLYLLVDPRVRY
- a CDS encoding ABC transporter permease codes for the protein MSITVSAPTESEGRKFVRRLLKRKTVAFGLIVLTVFVLLAVFAPLIAPYAPGKLSIVNRLQPPSLQWFFGTDEFGRDVFSRTIYAGRLSLLVGAAVVTLATVIGVVLGLLAGFFPKLDTPIARVIDAMMAFPDILLAIALVAALGPSLTTVIIALSIVYAPRLARVVRASTLVIRELPYVEAARALGISTPHIMTRHVLRNLLSPVLVQGTFLFAHAMLAEAGLSFLGVGVSPEIPTWGTMIASGRQYIGQADWVTLFPGIAIVLSVLSLQMVGDGLRDMLDPRLRKDL
- a CDS encoding amidohydrolase/deacetylase family metallohydrolase encodes the protein MTTATSNAGPVLIRQVKPVAFGMAAPAETTDILVDDEGRIAALGPNLEASGDVRRIEGKGAWISPGWIDLHAHVWHGGTDISVRPQLCGMERGVTTIVDAGSAGEANFHGFREYIIEPSRERIKAFLNLGSIGLVACNRVSELSDIRSIDIDRIIACYQENREHIVGLKVRASHVITGSWGVTPVKLGKKIAKILKIPVMVHVGEPPALYDEVLEILGPGDIVTHCFNGKAGSSIIEDEDLFELAERCAGEGIRLDIGHGGASFSFRVAEVAIARGLLPFSISTDVHLRSMNQSVWDLGTTMSKLLSVGMPFEKVVEAVTQAPASVIRLPMDNLLTVGARAEFTLFDLVDSELRVFDSLGAEAHLNRLFEPRYAVMGTHVVAANRYQPQHIECPDHSHGFSYR